GTCGAGGCCAGGAAGGACAGATTGGAGGAGGTGACCATGAAAATAGTAGTGAAGACAGTGATGACCCAACATACTTTCCATCTAGGGGGATAGTGCCAAAGACATCCACTTTACTGACAATGAGGAGGAGTATGACTATAAAAGTGGATTTGGTGAAGGAAATTCTGTGCCAAAGGACTCTACTGAGGACAAGGGTAAAAGGATTGTGACAAGTGACTTGGAAGATGAGGAAGCAGCAGACAGTGATGACTTGGAGAACGATCATATGATTGGAGGACAAGACTTGGAGGCTGATGATGCAGAGGAGGATGATGATTGTAAGAGGCTGAGATTTCCAGTCCATAAACctaaaaaagatatgagaaaCTACAAATGGAAGGTGGGAACACTTTATGAATCTAAGCAAGAGTTTAAGGACACGGTGGCAGCCTATGCAGTTCAGACAACTAGGAATGTTAAGTTTAAGAAGTGTGACTTGGTAAGGGTCTGGGCTGTTTGTCAGGAAGACTGCCCTTTTTGGCTATATGCACACATGGTTGGCGAGGAATCAACATGGCATCTAAGAAGCATGAATTTGCAGCATATCTGAATGCAGACACACAAGGTTGAAATACTGCACTCCAAATGGCTAGGCAACCAGTTTAAGAAGAAAGTGGAATCAAATCCAAGAATCAAGATTAAGGATCTGGTGGCAAAGGCACACAAAAAGTGAAATCTGACAGTGACTAAGGCAATGGCAGCGAAAGTGATTCATCAGTATAAGAGGATTACTGTGGTGAGTTGCTAAGAACAAATCCAGGTTCATCAGTGTACTTGAAAGTGATTCGATCTCCGTTTGCTCAGGAGAGACAGAATCCATGTTTGATGAATTACTGTGTCTTTCAAAGATTGTATGTCTGCTTTGATGCATGTAAGAAAAGTTTCCAGCACTGCAGACCGTTTATTCGCCTGGACGGATGCTTTTTAAAAACTCCTCAAGGAGGACAACTTTTGACTACAATTGGAAGAGACCTAAATGACCAGATTCTTCTAATTGCTTATGCAGTTGTGGAAGCCAAGACAAAGGACTCCTGGGTCTAGTTTATGCGTTATCTTGCCAAGGATTTGGGTCCAGAGAAAATTGGAAAATGCACATTTATGTCTGATCAGTAGAAGGTAATGTTATATTTTACACTAATTTTGTGCTTAAACAAATTTAGGTTGTGCTTAATGAAACAAAGATTTGTATACTAATCAAATGCATACTCACCTTCATATCATAGGGTTTATTGACGACGTTTGAAGAGGTCATTCTAGGGGTGGATAATAGATTCTGCGTCAGGCATCTCTATAACAATTTTAGGAAGAAATTTCTCGGTTTGGAGCTGAAGATCAGAATGTGGAGGTATGCTAAGGCAAGTCATTGGAAGGATTGGGAGAAGGAAATGAAATGTCTGCGAGCTATCAATGAAAGGGCATTTCGACATCTAAGCGGCATTCCACCTAGGTTTGGTCTCGTTCCAGGTTACTTTTCATTCAAAATGTGACACACTTGTTAATAATATGAGTGAAAGTTTCAATGCTGTCATAGTAGAGGCAAGGAAAAAATCAATTGTTACTATGTTAGAGGATATTAGGGTGTATCTGATGACTAGAGGGGCTGCCAATAAAGATAAGATTCAAAATTATTAGAGAAACATTATGACAATAATTAGGAAGAAATTGAAGAAACGGAAAAACTTAGCTAGGGACTGGAGGCCATATTGGTCAGCTGCTAGTAAATATGAGATTATGTGTGGATTAAATAAATTTCTTGTGGATCTGGCTACTACTGAGTGTTCTTGCAGGAAGTGGCAGATGAGTGGCATTCCATGTCCTCGTGCCATCAACTATATCAACTTTAAAGGACTTGATTTGGAATCCTATGTGGATGATTCCTACAAGAAGGATGCTTACCTGAAGTGCTACTAAGAGGTGATACACTCTGTTAATGGACCGGATCTATAGAAGATAACTCAGTATGATGATGTCATGCCACCTCCCTATAGAAGGCCAAGTCACAGACCTGTGAAGAAGAGGAAGTGAGGGCCTACAGATGAGGAGAACAGAAGTCAAAATCACCTATCACAGAGGAGCCAAATTCAAAGATGCTCTAACTACGATGTAGTGGGACACAAGAGGGGGGCTATACAAAGCCAAAGAAGAGGGTATGTAACTAGAGTTTACTTCATATTATGCTTTCTGTTTATTTCACTACTTGGTTATGTATCTAACTCTTTCTTTCTGCATAATTGCCACTTCTTTGATAGGCCCAAACCTCAACACAACAAGCAGGGAGAGCTTCAAAAAGAGGGAAGAAGGATACATCCAAACTGTCCCCTGGTCAAACATTTTGGATAGGGAGGAAGAGAAAGACTTCAACATCACTACCCAACCTTCCAGCAACTCAGCCCAAGAAACCATCTTCAAAGCCCAAGAAGGCAACAACTTGGCCTAAGAAACCAGCACCTCAGCCCAAGAATGTATCCACTCAGCCTAACACCCAAGTCCAGCCCATTCCGAAAACACCTTCAACCCAATCATTGGCCAAGAACAAGGATGTAGCAGCAACAACCTCCTCCAACAAGAAACAGTCATTGAGTCAGCCATCTGAGAGGAAGAGTCATTTTTCTGTCATCCAAAGTGGTACACCACATGTTCCTATGCAGAAGCTGAAGCTGATGGCCAAATTACCTCCAACTTTATGGGAGAATCTTTAGATATTGCTTGTTATGCTCTTTTGTTATCAATGTCTTACTAATATGGAAACAATGTTTAGTTTCAGAACAATGCTTTATAAACACTAGTTTAAAATCTGTATTTTGGTATTAGGTGTTTCAACACTCTTTTGTTGAGTCCTGTTTTTTGTTTCAGTGGCATGAAATCCACTGTTATCTATGTGATCATCTTAGACTTGTGAAAATCAGTACTTGATTTGTGTTTCGTTTAACTCCTCTTTAATTGAAACAAGCCATTAGGTTATTACTGGATTCTTAAATCTCATTCATGCATATATAGTAGCTTTATTAACCTTCTTCATTAAGATTGTAAATTAATACATTACACCTGAGACATCATTAACCAGGTTCACATCAGATACTTAGTTAAAATCAATTTCATTCATTAATTCAAACAGGTTCACACATGATACACCATTAAACCATTGTAACATCACAAATTATCCTCAAATTTTAACCCTACAACACAACAAATCTCCTAAAATTCCCTAGCTAATCGTCTATAATTTATGTGCATTCCATATGATTGCTTTAACATATATGGATTCTGcagcaacaaaaacaaaagcCCAATCTAGCCAACAATCCCCAAAGCAACAACAATCCTAAGCTTCCATTCAACATCCTTCAATCTTGATTTTAAGATTGTAATCTTTCTCTTAGTTCTTGCAATTTCAATCTCCTGTTGAGCTCCTCCAGGTCCCGGATCTGCCCAACGAAAAAAATCACAACCATCCTGAACTTGATAGAAACAACAAAGATATATGAAAAACTCCCAAATTTCCAAACCCAGAATCGCAAACGAGAAACAACATCATACTTCATAGTATACGCAGCTCTAAAATCTTCGCCTTGGATTATCCTTTTTGGATGAAGTTCGTAGAATTGGCCTCTCGCTATGTCCGCATACCAACTCCTTCGCAGGTGAACAAAATTGGGCAGCTCTAAAACTCTGGGAAGTCATGGACGCTGTTTTTTTAACCCTAGCGCTGCTGCTCTCTGTTGAGCTTTCGAAGAAGACGCTCGCGTTGTCCACTTCACACACTGCACCCTTATTTAGTTtcattatttatctatttattattttctttattattattattattattattattattattattattattattattatttgttaaaaaGGGTGTAACAGATACTAACAAATTAAGGGGTAAAATTGTTCGAAggatgatttaaaaaaaaaaactagaacTTTCGGGACTATTTTGTAAGAAAAAAAATCGTAGACGAAATAAATTTTTGGCTCCTACATTAgagaccaaaatcgtacttaaccttATTTAGTATTTTACCCTTTAAAGTATTAATTATATGAAATGGTTTTACATcattgaattatattattttaatggTTTTCCAAATAGTAAGAATTtgaaatattcttttttttataaatctgatgatatataattaaatattaaaataaaatattttcgtTACTAAAAAATcttgattaaaataaaaatagaagttTTTGTGTGAAAGTTTGGTAAGGAACGCATTTTTTCTACACTTTTGTACAGGTGGTGTAGTCAGAAACACTTTCAAAGGATATCACCAGCTATAGTTTTACCAGAACTATTTGAAAATGATTGGTTCCGCTACGAGTGGAGTTATTTATTTGGTTTGCTTTGATAGAAAGAGTGAATACTAAAGAGCGTTTGTATAAGTTGAGAATTATTATTCAGGGTGATAACATATGTGTATTGCGTAAAAAAGATATTGAACACAATCATCACTTGTTTCTTGGTTACAAAATTTTGAGAGTTAAACAGATGTcgttaatagaaaaaaaaaagtataacaAATGGTTCATATGTTTTTTGCAGTTATTTAAAATGTCTAGCTAAAAAAAAAACGAGTAAATCTATCATAACAAGAAGCAGGCGTTAAAGAAGTTTTTTATagattattaactaattatagCGTGTAGAGTAGTATAGATCACTTCTGTTATTGATGACAATATTAGAAATAATATTGGAAATATCTATTATTATAGTTTACTTTGAATATTGATTTTTGTGACTTTATTTCTACTGTCGCTTTACTCTTTTGTGTTAAGCTcgtttattaaaaaaaaaaaacgaatttCTTGGTCTGTATTAGCCGCTCCGATCCTTTGTTTTTCTATGAAATTCCACATTACAATATATAACACTAAATTGAAGACCTGATGAAACGGAAATTGAGAAATTGACATCCAAGAAAGTGGGCCGCACACCGCACTTGTATGTAAGTGTTCCTAACATAATGCTGTTGAAGCATGTCTTAAGCATCATGCATCAAATTTCAAATCCCACTGATGTGTTAATCCGAGTTACTAGCTAGTAGCAGTAGCATAGGATTATGGGAATATTTTCGGATATTTCAAGAATAGagatattttagtaattttaattattaatcttaattataaaacataTTAATATATAAGTAAAAGTATCAGATAAAATGATTGTTCTAAAACTCATATTTTCCATAATACAACAATAATATTGTATTAAGAAGTAATGTCGATTTATCTCAATTTCTACTAATTCAAATTTTGTTAATTCGATTTAGTACTTAAACGGTTAATATAAATTCTatcaattcgatttatataaaaatatgtataaGGACATGCACCTagcattttttaatttagaactTTTGTGTAATTTTAAGTTGTGTTTGATTTATATATGCGTTTTACCCTAAATAATATTTGTGGTGAATGGGAAACCCACGTACAGCAGACAGCAGTGACTAGTGAGGCAGTAGTAACATATATGGTGACTGGCAGGCAGTGGCTGGTTACTTTCAAATCAGAGTGTGGACAGGTTTCATGATCCGCAGAATCCAGTAAAGACTAGCAAGTAAGGGGTAAGTGGGTAACCCCTTTTGATAGTGAAATTTACTGCCCACACTGGCCCCCTAAAATCACCTTTGCTTTTCCTTTTGCAGTTAACCATCACCCACGGGTTGCATTcgcttctctctctttttccttctttcttaCCTCCCTATATTATACTATCACTCTTCTCTTCTAAAATTCAGTGCTCTCTTTCTCTCTTAAGACAATTATACACGCACAAATACAATCTCTACTCTTCTCTTTGCTATTTTAATCAGATCGATTATTCCTTTTGGACTGTTTTGGAACTTGGAACTTGGAAATTGGAACCTTAAATTTACTATTTCCTGCCTAGGATCCTTAGCTCGGAAAACAGAGCCTGTATTATGgtgtttttattatatatttatactgATTGATGATCCATaatgttatttattttggtCATCCGCTGCGAATCTGATCAAAATTATCatttaacaatatataataattctataaTGAATTAAGCATTTGTGAACAGTTGTATTTATAATGAATCAAGCGCATGAACTGTCTTTTATCAAAAAGGGTAAGAACTTTGAACATTCATTTTTTGGGTCATTAACTTTGAACATTAAAACGGTATAATCATAAAAGGACTCTTTAGCCCAAAAACACTGGTTTAAACTTTAAAGTCCAAACTAAAAGTGCTTTAGACAAGTACGCAGGGTTGCACATGGACACGCCCCCACATTTCCGAAACAAAAATGAAACgtattataataattttgtcGACCGAAAAGTAAAAAGCAAtacatatacaaataatataataattatacgAGCCTTGAAGACGAGGTGTTTGATGCAATGTGCATCCAATAATTCCCACGTGAGACACCGGCGTACAAGCTGGAGCAGTATAAAAGTTTCATCATACGAGCAATTTCATTCTTGCCTACAGGATATACATGCAAACAATAATTGTGCTTTCTGTTCACAAGAAAAATTGCATCTTTCCAACAAGGGGTAGAGAAAagaataatcataataataatatacatgCCTAGCCATTTTGATGAAGCAATTAAATATTGAAGACAGCCTAGCAGTAGCCCAACCATAAATGTAATGAGATATGGAGCGGAGAGAGATAAGAGATCGAGAGAAGAGGGGGTAGTGCAGGAGCTAATTACAATGAGAATGAGATTTACTTCTACTTTCCCCACCTTACCACCAAAAGTAACACAAATTAGAAggtatacatatataaagacaTCTAGATCGGACAAACACAAGCAAGACTCTCCAGGGGCCACAACTCGGCAAAGAGACCGATGCAACTCCGGCTACTAACCATTCCGAAATCTTAGATGCTTTCGGCTGGAACCTGATTCACAATGTCAAAGTTGCTCACAGGTTTGGGCCTCCACTCAGTCCTACCCCTCACAATTTCAGCACCATCTTCAAGTCGAAGCAAATGCTTGCACTCGAGTTGCCCCCTGTGAGCAAGATTGCCGACGTCGGCAGCAGACACAGCAGTGAGGGACTGCAGCACACTGTCCCTACCACACTCCCTCCTATACTCCAAAGTCATTGCAGACAGCTCATGACTCTCCAAGATTGGCTGCGGAGCACTCTGCAGCAAACAAAGTAAAATGGTTATGTTAAGAAACTTGCAATCCAGTGCATaacaaataacaaaattaaacaTATCAATCTTGTTATCACCCAGAAAAAATCCACAAGCACTATAATAAGAGAATCCCAAGTGATTTACAGAAGATCAGATATCACACCCTGATCTTCAGTTCTTTATGATACTGCCCAGCATCGATTACAATTCAATTATACAACATTTTAATTTCAAGCCACACTACACGGTGTCCCTCACTGGCTCACAAATCTGTACCAACGAAATAAAGTGACTTAAACTTCCTAAACTTGTAAGAAGTAATGATACTTGACCTAATTTCCCTGACAAAAGTACCCATCCTTACTACATAGAAAGTTGACTATACACTTCACAGACACAACAGACTGAACGGTGGGGTCCTTCTGTGAAGGAAATTGGGCATCTTGAATATCACTACTCACCCTGCAAAGGGCCTTATTCTCGTCAGAGAAAGAGACCCACTCAAAAGGTTCCTCCTAGAAAATGATTTGGCCATCCACATTTACAATATTAGTAAGACTCTACACGAAATGTGCCCagtaaagaaagagagaaagaaaacagGAACGAGAGATGAAACAAGAACAGGATACCTCCAGAATCCAGCCAATGTACTTCACATTGTTAACATGCTGATTGACATCTAGATCATTCCATCTAGGCTGAAACACAGATACAGTATGTAACTATTTGTGAAACAGCAGCCGAGGTAATTTGAGAAAGTGAAAGTAATGatataaaacaacaaaagatgGTTTTTCCCGTGTGGGAGGGTGGGTGGGGAAGGGAAACAAAAAAAGAGTTGACATACACTAAGACCCGTGCAAATGTAATCAGCGGTATTGTCATCAAGTTTAGATAGTTTTCTGTTATCCTCTTCCAGAATTGGAGTGGAATTCACAAAATAAGATGATATCTCCGCTCTGACTTCTTCTGGAATTTTAGATAGCCTCCTTGTTAGTTTATTCATCATGACCCAAACACTGTAGATCATCAAAACCAGAACAACTGATCAGAAAATGCTTACACATCATCACTTACTAGCTCCAAGGTCATGCGTGCGAACAAGATGAAGTCTTAAACTAAGATACAAATCAACCACAGAATTTCAAATGCAAAAGTGGTTCACACTCAggaacatttttattaaaacatGTCTGGCATCAGCAGCAGTAAGGGGGAGAAAAATTCCCGAAAATAATCACCTGGAGGCTCTCGTCAATATTTCACCAGTTTTGCAGTCACGCAGAAGCCAATCACGACGCATGCCATTCTTCCCAGATGCAGATACCCAAGTATCTACTTGAACAACATCACCCCTGAATCAAATAGAAAGGTCCACTCAATTTCAGATTATTGTACTCAACATTTGTAATGATcctaattaattaatcaatcaTGCTATGTGTATTGAAAAAATCAAGGCACCAATCAACCACTGGGTATAgaaatatgtataaaattattatacaaCTGTAAACAAGTTTGATTATTCGTCACAGGTTTGATTATTCTGGTGGCAAATtatttagttgaaaaaaaaCCTGTGAATCAATATGTACaaatatacacaaatacataGTAGCTGATTCGGTAGATGATTTTTAGTGAACATGCAGCATTTTTGTTAATTGATCTACTTAACTTCAATCCATATCCACAAGGGAAATCAATTTAAAACTTCAAACATATAGTCCTCAAACAGAATAGATAATATACAACTAGTAAATCAAAAAAAGATGCAAAGAACACGGAATAACTTCTTTCAAAAGTCCACACCTTTTTTCAACATTTTAACGTGATTGAAACCATCTTAAGTCATCAAATTTAATCTTTGATTAGTGCTATTTTACATCTTAACCAGATCAACATAGATACCCTAAAAATTCAGATATATTAAGGGTGCATATAGGGTGTCTTACCATGTAGGATAACGATCAACCACAACCTGCATCCGTGTGACTACCCATATCAAGTTCTTTTTGCACATTTCTGGTGTGGAACCAAAGCCATCACCAAGAAGTCCAGCAGTCTTGACATGATTAAGTGCAGTTTCCTGTCATTAAACAAATAGTTAACATAACCTTGTGTGAAAAATACTGTAAATTTCAAATTTGTGCAGTGCGCAAATTAAAATCCCTATCTATATATCATGTTTGTCGCCAAAGATTAAATGAAAAGTTATTTGTATGAAATGACCATACCTGCAGATGGTTCATTACTGTCTCTATAGATGCTGTTCGATCGGCACCAATTTCATATGATCTAATAGAAAAGTTTTGACGGAACACTAGACCATCTTGAACAATTCTTCCTATTCCAAAGGGATCAATAAGCATGTCAGATCGCCTTGGTTTCCAATCAAGCATCATCCACTGCTTTTCTGCTGCCAAGAAAATTGTAGTTATAGCAGCAAGAAGCATGCTCCAATCAGGTAACTGGTTAATAAAAGTCCTGGGGGGAGGGGAAGGCAAATCATCATCATGCTTCAAGCTTTCTACTGTGCTTCCATTAATCTTGGGTGGAGCTTGGGCATGAGCTTTAACTTGCAAGCCACCAGAAGATGCATGTTTAGATTTGAGCCCTTGAAGTTTAACAGAGCCACCAACAAGTTTGTTGCCATCTGCACCTGCATCTGGTGAGGGTGAAGGAACAGGGAAAATGGAAGCAGTAGCAGCAGTTGCCATAATGAATTCTACAGCTGCATGCAAAGTTGAGgcaagttaaaaataaaataataaactatAAAAAGCAAAGAGGGAAAAACTGAGtggagaaaaagagaagaaatggAGAATCCTATTTAAATTGGATCAACAGAAAACAGAGTGTTAACTCCAGACTCATGGAGGAAGAAATTTCTTCCTAAATAGAGTCCTGTATAATTATACAAACGTTTAATGCATTGTGGAGGAAGAAAAACttttcctccagaaacataaaAGGAATTTTTCCAGAAGATATCACGAAATTAATATCACACACGAAAGGGTAAATGAACGATGGAAAATACTACTACCTGTTAAAAGCAAAACTGTTTGTCGTAATATTAAAAGAACACGACagtcattaaaaaatattctgccCAAACTAAACAATTTAAGAACAGAAAACAGGTCCAAAGGACTctttgcatttttctttttccatttttaACCTTCCTCTAATTGCTATATTTTATCTCATTTTCAATTACAGGTTAAGAAATTCAACCTGCACATTTAACCAGCTTATATTCAAGAGCTCGCAAAGAATTCATGTTTATTCCTCTCAAGTTAGTGACCGACAGAAGAAGTTCttcgtttttcttcttttggaaaaaaaatgaaaaatgaaaaaacatAAAGCCAAATTCAAATAACCAATTGCATGAAACAAAGCTACAGAATCCATCTATTAAACTTCAACGACAAAATGGCACGTTTATGTTCATCAACCGAGATTCCACATTAAGAATCCAGAAAAACGAAGACATCACGAAATTATTCACACAGTATACtaaccaataaaaaaaatcacacgAACGATAATAAATTCAAACCGTTGGGGAGTTCGACGCAGATCTGGCTTTGAATCTAGAGAACACCGCAAACCGAGAAGATTAAAAAACTAAGCCAAAACCGAAAGCAGCAAAAGAGAAAATCAAAGACATTACAATCGACAGCTAAAATCACATCCCTAACGGATCGAAACTCACAAAAAAAGCAATGCATCCAGCTctcattaattttatttttcttcttaaacgaaaaaaaaagcGAAATAACCAGAAATGCAGAAATCGTGAGTGTTCTAGTTCGTGTGTGTTCATTTCATGAGCTCGATCTTTCAC
Above is a genomic segment from Arachis stenosperma cultivar V10309 chromosome 1, arast.V10309.gnm1.PFL2, whole genome shotgun sequence containing:
- the LOC130940385 gene encoding palmitoyl-acyl carrier protein thioesterase, chloroplastic-like; translated protein: MATAATASIFPVPSPSPDAGADGNKLVGGSVKLQGLKSKHASSGGLQVKAHAQAPPKINGSTVESLKHDDDLPSPPPRTFINQLPDWSMLLAAITTIFLAAEKQWMMLDWKPRRSDMLIDPFGIGRIVQDGLVFRQNFSIRSYEIGADRTASIETVMNHLQETALNHVKTAGLLGDGFGSTPEMCKKNLIWVVTRMQVVVDRYPTWGDVVQVDTWVSASGKNGMRRDWLLRDCKTGEILTRASSVWVMMNKLTRRLSKIPEEVRAEISSYFVNSTPILEEDNRKLSKLDDNTADYICTGLSPRWNDLDVNQHVNNVKYIGWILESAPQPILESHELSAMTLEYRRECGRDSVLQSLTAVSAADVGNLAHRGQLECKHLLRLEDGAEIVRGRTEWRPKPVSNFDIVNQVPAESI